A window of the Coprobacter fastidiosus genome harbors these coding sequences:
- the hypA gene encoding hydrogenase maturation nickel metallochaperone HypA, translated as MHELSIALSIINLATKEAEKSNATRVSELELEIGEMAGVNIEALEFSMSIAMQNTILEGAKVRIVEIRSLAVCRDCKTRFSPVSMFDPCPRCYSHEIEFLRGRELRLKSLLIE; from the coding sequence ATGCATGAATTATCTATCGCTTTGAGCATTATTAATTTGGCGACAAAAGAGGCTGAAAAAAGCAATGCAACTCGAGTGAGTGAGCTGGAGTTGGAAATAGGAGAAATGGCCGGTGTCAATATCGAAGCTTTAGAATTTTCTATGAGTATCGCTATGCAGAATACTATATTGGAAGGAGCTAAAGTTCGTATTGTCGAAATAAGATCATTGGCAGTTTGTCGAGATTGTAAGACACGTTTCTCTCCTGTGTCTATGTTTGATCCGTGTCCTCGTTGCTATTCTCATGAGATAGAATTTTTGCGAGGACGGGAACTTAGACTTAAATCTCTGTTGATAGAGTAA
- a CDS encoding nickel-dependent hydrogenase large subunit has translation MSTRVVVDPITRIEGHLRIEADIENGIIKDAFSTGTMVRGIEIIAQNRDPREVWAYVGRVCGVCTSIHSLASVRAVENALGIIIPPNAERVRSLMQIALTEQDHVVHFYQLQALDWVDVVSALKADPKKTSAIAQSISAWPKSSIGYFTDIQKKIKKFVESSKLGIFANGYWGHPAYKLPPEVNLLGVAHYLEALEVQKDIVKVQTIFGGKNPHPNYLVGGMACAVNINDPNAINLERLSYVAEIIQTTQNFVRQVYLPDVLAIASYYPEWTKIGGGLRNYISYGDYPTGNYGELSTYKSPRGIIINRDLHHIEDFDPYAMDGLQEYVNNSWYSYSEGKEVGLHPSIGETNLDYTGPTPPYQYLDNSQPYSWIKTPRYKNRPMETGPLARMIVGYASGRDDYKDLTDRCLKQLNVPFEAMYSTIGRTLARAMESNLLADWMQDFYIQLLQNIKSGDYRMFNNIYWEPSTWPQKAQGIGLAEAPRGSLAHYVNIENKQIKNYQMVVPTTWNASPRDTKGQRSSFEESLLGTPVHDTSAPLEIIRTIHSFDPCMACAVHLYDEEGKHIHQFDTL, from the coding sequence ATGAGTACACGAGTTGTTGTTGATCCGATTACCAGAATCGAGGGTCATTTAAGGATAGAAGCAGATATTGAGAACGGTATCATCAAAGATGCCTTTTCCACCGGTACAATGGTACGCGGCATTGAAATTATTGCACAAAACCGTGATCCGAGAGAAGTCTGGGCTTATGTAGGACGTGTATGCGGAGTATGTACGTCTATACATTCTCTGGCTTCGGTCAGGGCTGTAGAGAATGCGCTGGGAATCATTATTCCGCCGAATGCGGAACGTGTACGAAGTCTCATGCAAATAGCACTTACAGAACAAGATCATGTAGTTCATTTCTATCAATTACAGGCTTTGGACTGGGTAGATGTAGTTTCAGCGCTCAAAGCAGATCCAAAAAAAACATCTGCTATTGCTCAAAGCATCTCGGCATGGCCGAAAAGTTCGATAGGTTATTTTACGGACATACAGAAGAAAATTAAAAAATTTGTTGAATCCAGCAAACTCGGAATCTTTGCAAACGGATACTGGGGACATCCGGCGTACAAATTGCCTCCGGAGGTTAATCTGTTGGGAGTAGCCCACTATCTGGAAGCTCTGGAAGTACAAAAAGACATAGTAAAAGTACAAACTATTTTCGGAGGTAAAAATCCTCATCCCAATTATTTAGTCGGGGGAATGGCGTGTGCGGTCAATATCAACGATCCCAATGCCATTAATCTGGAACGCCTCAGTTATGTAGCCGAAATTATTCAAACAACTCAAAATTTCGTCCGACAAGTTTACTTGCCCGATGTACTTGCCATTGCATCCTACTATCCCGAATGGACAAAAATAGGAGGAGGATTGCGAAATTATATTTCATACGGAGACTATCCCACGGGAAATTATGGGGAACTAAGTACTTACAAAAGTCCGAGAGGAATCATCATAAACCGAGATCTACACCATATCGAAGATTTCGATCCTTATGCAATGGATGGGCTTCAGGAATATGTAAATAATTCATGGTACAGTTACAGTGAAGGTAAAGAAGTCGGGCTGCACCCTTCTATCGGAGAAACGAATCTGGATTATACCGGTCCTACCCCTCCCTACCAATATCTGGACAATTCTCAACCTTATAGCTGGATAAAAACCCCACGCTATAAGAACCGACCTATGGAAACCGGACCTTTGGCTCGAATGATTGTCGGGTATGCTTCCGGTCGAGACGATTATAAAGATTTGACAGATCGCTGTTTAAAGCAACTAAATGTTCCCTTTGAAGCTATGTATTCAACTATCGGACGGACTCTGGCCCGTGCTATGGAATCGAATCTATTGGCTGACTGGATGCAGGATTTCTATATTCAATTGTTGCAAAATATAAAATCGGGAGATTATCGAATGTTCAACAATATATATTGGGAACCTTCTACTTGGCCTCAAAAAGCTCAAGGAATCGGACTGGCAGAAGCCCCTCGCGGATCGTTAGCACATTATGTCAATATAGAAAATAAACAAATAAAAAACTATCAGATGGTAGTCCCGACAACATGGAACGCCTCTCCAAGAGATACAAAGGGACAACGCTCCTCTTTTGAAGAATCATTATTGGGAACTCCCGTACATGATACTTCAGCTCCATTGGAAATCATACGTACCATTCATTCTTTTGACCCGTGTATGGCTTGTGCCGTACATCTATATGACGAAGAAGGAAAACATATACACCAGTTCGACACTCTATAA
- a CDS encoding class I SAM-dependent methyltransferase has product MKVKAGFFDQLSERWDAICCHDKMKLRYLLSRVSIQSGDSVLDVGTGTGVLIPYIRELNHEGDIRAIDMSPGMIAVASRKYGDDSHLSFQVADAESDDIPGRYHQILLYSVFPHLEFREETVSRLVSHNLKPDGVLLIAHSQSRQELNRMHRMRDDRVSEDMLTDVQTQKRKLEQVGLRVLEAVENSDFYYLIITSKVKNG; this is encoded by the coding sequence ATGAAGGTTAAAGCCGGTTTCTTTGATCAGTTGAGTGAACGGTGGGATGCTATCTGTTGTCACGACAAAATGAAACTCCGTTATTTGTTAAGCCGTGTTTCTATACAATCAGGAGATTCTGTTTTGGATGTGGGGACTGGAACTGGTGTTTTGATTCCTTATATCCGGGAGTTGAATCATGAGGGAGATATTCGGGCAATCGATATGTCTCCGGGAATGATAGCGGTAGCTTCACGTAAATATGGAGATGATTCTCATCTTTCTTTTCAGGTTGCAGATGCAGAATCAGATGATATTCCGGGACGCTATCATCAAATATTGCTTTATTCTGTATTTCCTCATTTAGAATTTAGAGAAGAGACTGTTTCTCGATTGGTTTCTCATAATTTAAAACCGGATGGAGTATTGCTTATTGCTCATTCTCAGAGCCGACAAGAGTTGAATCGGATGCACCGAATGCGGGATGATCGGGTTTCGGAGGATATGTTGACTGATGTACAGACCCAAAAACGAAAATTAGAACAAGTTGGTTTGCGTGTTTTGGAAGCTGTCGAGAATAGTGATTTTTATTATTTGATTATTACCTCGAAGGTAAAAAACGGATAG
- the cybH gene encoding Ni/Fe-hydrogenase, b-type cytochrome subunit has translation MISKKAHLREVYVWQLPVRIFHWVNAFAITILCITGYIIGDPPAIMHGTAPEFNYWFGWVRLTHFIAAFIFIINFLVRIYWFFAGNTFSRWPNYIPLTKKQWRGIFETTKVDVLLLSPKPVYDIGHNSLAAFTYFGLFLIMIVQSVTGLAMFYVDSDSILAPFFGKLLIIMGGFYPVRDIHHILMWAFILFAIVHIYLVFYHDYIERNGIASSIIGGWKFIDEHLVKEYEDEQRTKYKIVLKKEKEKLLKKEIEIKEKSRQALR, from the coding sequence ATGATCAGTAAAAAAGCTCATCTAAGAGAAGTATATGTATGGCAGTTACCCGTCAGAATTTTTCATTGGGTAAACGCATTCGCCATTACGATATTATGTATTACCGGCTACATTATAGGAGATCCTCCAGCGATAATGCACGGGACAGCACCAGAATTTAATTACTGGTTCGGATGGGTACGACTGACACATTTCATAGCCGCATTTATTTTTATAATCAACTTTTTGGTACGCATTTACTGGTTCTTCGCCGGAAATACATTTTCCAGGTGGCCTAATTACATACCTTTGACTAAAAAACAATGGAGAGGAATCTTCGAAACGACCAAAGTGGATGTTCTGTTACTATCTCCCAAACCGGTTTACGATATCGGGCACAACAGTCTCGCCGCGTTTACTTATTTCGGACTATTTCTCATAATGATCGTACAGTCTGTTACCGGACTGGCAATGTTCTATGTAGACTCCGACAGTATTTTAGCTCCATTTTTCGGCAAACTGTTAATCATTATGGGAGGATTTTATCCGGTAAGGGACATACATCATATTCTCATGTGGGCGTTTATCCTATTCGCCATTGTTCATATTTATCTGGTATTTTACCACGATTATATAGAACGGAACGGCATTGCATCATCGATCATCGGCGGCTGGAAATTTATAGACGAACATCTCGTAAAAGAATATGAAGACGAACAAAGAACAAAATACAAGATCGTTCTTAAAAAAGAGAAAGAAAAATTATTGAAGAAGGAAATCGAAATAAAAGAAAAATCCAGACAGGCTCTTAGATAA
- a CDS encoding hydrogenase maturation protease has translation MKDILILGVGNLVLKDEGIGIHVINRLEKEELPLGVDLLDGGTGGIFLIGTLQQYKHLILIDATLDSRPAGTIRHLKPKYSHDYPLLLSAHEIGLKEMIDAMILQEQIPEIDLLAISVQEVREIGMQLSPKVEDAIPAIINKIHELIKQIKS, from the coding sequence ATGAAAGATATACTTATTCTGGGCGTAGGAAATCTGGTTTTAAAAGATGAAGGTATAGGTATTCATGTTATAAACCGATTAGAAAAAGAAGAATTACCGCTGGGGGTCGATTTGTTGGACGGAGGCACAGGCGGTATCTTCTTAATCGGTACTTTACAACAGTATAAACACCTGATATTAATAGATGCGACTCTCGATAGCCGTCCGGCAGGTACTATCCGCCACTTAAAGCCTAAATATTCTCATGACTATCCTCTTTTGCTAAGCGCTCATGAAATAGGCCTGAAAGAAATGATCGATGCCATGATTTTACAAGAGCAAATTCCCGAAATCGATTTATTAGCAATATCGGTTCAAGAAGTCAGAGAAATAGGAATGCAATTATCTCCGAAAGTCGAAGATGCAATTCCTGCAATTATCAATAAAATTCATGAATTAATCAAACAAATAAAATCATGA
- the hypD gene encoding hydrogenase formation protein HypD has product MFNEFRNPQKAKILLEAIHKITRHSWHIMEICGGQTHALARYRIEPLLPKEIKLIHGPGCPVCVTPVSIVDTAIQLALKNNVIFTSFGDMLRVPGSRHDLLEIKSRGADIRIVYSPLDALRIASENPGHEIVFFGIGFETTAPIHALTILEAYRKKIRNFSVLTSLFTVPQAITTIAQDKECTLNGILAAGHVCAITGTSEYEKLAKHLKLSIAVTGFEPLDLLLGIYTCIDLLENREYTVKNAYRRIVAYDGNPKARQEIDEVFEICNRKWRGIGEIEKSGYQIRSKYEQYDALKRFNIKTDNKKEASSCQAGDIMKGKITPMQCKQFGIYCTPEHPLGAPMVSSEGACAAYYRYNI; this is encoded by the coding sequence ATGTTCAATGAATTCAGAAATCCCCAAAAAGCAAAAATATTATTAGAGGCCATACATAAGATAACCCGTCACTCATGGCATATTATGGAAATATGCGGAGGGCAAACTCATGCTCTTGCCCGCTATCGCATAGAACCGCTATTGCCTAAAGAAATAAAACTGATACACGGCCCGGGATGTCCTGTTTGCGTCACTCCGGTTTCCATTGTCGACACTGCAATACAACTGGCATTAAAAAATAATGTTATCTTTACTTCATTCGGGGATATGCTCAGAGTTCCAGGCTCTCGGCACGACTTACTCGAAATCAAATCTCGAGGAGCGGATATACGGATCGTATATTCTCCTTTAGATGCGTTACGCATAGCTTCGGAAAATCCGGGACATGAAATTGTCTTTTTCGGAATAGGATTCGAAACAACAGCTCCGATACATGCTCTTACTATTCTCGAAGCTTATAGAAAAAAAATCAGGAATTTTTCGGTATTGACATCCCTATTTACTGTACCTCAAGCCATAACAACTATCGCCCAAGACAAAGAATGTACTCTAAACGGTATTCTTGCCGCCGGTCATGTATGCGCCATTACCGGAACATCCGAATATGAAAAACTGGCAAAACATTTGAAACTATCTATCGCTGTTACCGGATTCGAACCCCTCGACTTACTATTAGGAATATACACCTGCATTGATCTATTAGAAAACCGAGAATATACCGTAAAAAACGCGTATAGACGAATAGTAGCCTATGATGGAAATCCTAAAGCACGACAAGAAATCGATGAAGTTTTCGAGATTTGTAACCGAAAATGGAGAGGTATAGGAGAGATCGAAAAAAGCGGTTATCAAATACGCAGCAAATATGAACAATACGATGCCTTAAAACGTTTTAATATAAAAACCGATAATAAAAAAGAGGCGTCATCATGTCAGGCCGGAGATATTATGAAAGGTAAAATAACACCTATGCAATGTAAGCAGTTCGGCATTTACTGTACTCCCGAACATCCGCTCGGTGCTCCTATGGTCTCCTCAGAAGGTGCATGCGCAGCCTATTATCGTTATAACATTTAA
- a CDS encoding hydrogenase small subunit: MDMEAKSFYQELMDKGYSRRDFLKFCGMMGAMLGLQSSGVAQVVDALQSKPRKPVLWYHFQECTCCSESFLRSSHPLVGQILLEMISLDYSDTLMAAAGEQAEEVRHQAMKDNYGHYIMIVEGSVPLGSPGYCTIAGRDAKSIFDEGAAGAEAIIAWGNCASSGCIQHAYPNPTKTEPVHKIYSGKPIINVQGCPPIADVMAGVITYILTFDKLPELDNMGRPSVFYGRRIHDTCYRRPAYDAGLFVQSFDDENAKKGYCLYYMGCKGPNTFNSCAVIKWNNSISYPIQSGHGCIGCAEPNFWDYGPLYSHIPYVHGIGIEATADKIGAGLSAVALGGVLAHAVVTNIQKHKLIKNQMDDLSINEEDFDKTESHLKNEKEKIEQKIKTEETDKL; this comes from the coding sequence ATGGATATGGAAGCAAAAAGTTTTTATCAGGAACTCATGGATAAAGGATATTCGCGCCGGGACTTTCTCAAATTCTGCGGAATGATGGGTGCTATGCTCGGACTACAAAGTTCAGGAGTAGCACAAGTCGTAGATGCCCTGCAAAGCAAACCGAGAAAACCCGTTTTGTGGTATCACTTCCAAGAATGTACCTGTTGTAGCGAATCATTCTTGCGTTCATCCCATCCTCTGGTAGGCCAAATTCTATTAGAAATGATTTCTCTCGATTATTCCGACACCTTAATGGCTGCAGCCGGAGAACAGGCCGAAGAAGTTCGTCACCAGGCCATGAAAGATAATTACGGACATTATATCATGATCGTAGAAGGTTCAGTTCCTTTAGGAAGTCCCGGATATTGTACCATAGCAGGACGTGATGCCAAATCGATATTCGATGAAGGCGCTGCAGGAGCTGAGGCTATTATAGCATGGGGAAATTGTGCATCTTCAGGGTGTATTCAACACGCCTATCCCAATCCGACTAAAACAGAACCTGTTCATAAAATATATTCGGGAAAGCCCATTATCAATGTCCAGGGATGTCCGCCTATTGCAGATGTCATGGCAGGCGTCATTACTTATATCTTGACATTCGACAAACTTCCCGAGTTAGATAATATGGGACGCCCGTCTGTATTTTACGGACGACGAATACATGACACTTGTTACCGCCGACCAGCCTATGATGCAGGATTATTCGTTCAATCGTTCGATGATGAAAACGCCAAAAAAGGTTATTGTCTCTACTATATGGGCTGCAAAGGACCCAATACATTCAACTCTTGTGCTGTAATCAAATGGAACAACAGCATCAGTTACCCGATCCAGTCGGGACACGGTTGCATCGGTTGTGCCGAACCTAATTTCTGGGATTACGGCCCATTATATAGTCACATACCTTATGTTCACGGTATAGGAATAGAAGCAACAGCCGACAAGATAGGAGCTGGATTAAGTGCCGTAGCTTTAGGCGGAGTTCTGGCACATGCAGTAGTTACCAATATACAAAAACACAAGTTGATCAAAAATCAAATGGATGATCTGAGTATAAATGAAGAGGATTTCGACAAGACAGAATCGCATCTGAAAAATGAAAAAGAGAAAATAGAACAAAAAATAAAAACAGAAGAAACAGATAAACTGTAG
- the hypB gene encoding hydrogenase nickel incorporation protein HypB gives MCETCGCDHLIDGITHEEMHALGIAHEHERHHSENRNSREHLVEQNILSENNLIAARNRGYFEAKSVFVLNMVSSPGSGKTTLLEKTLFNLKSRLPIAVIEGDQQTDNDADRIRKLDIPCIQINTQNGCHLDAAMIHRAVKKMNLQDNSLLFIENVGNLVCPALFDLGENKRVVLISVTEGDDKPLKYPYMFDSADICVINKIDLLPYVDSKIERIQDNALKINSNLIFFELSATVGTGIDRWCDFLCDQVKKING, from the coding sequence ATGTGTGAGACTTGTGGTTGTGATCATCTTATAGACGGGATAACTCATGAAGAAATGCATGCTTTGGGTATAGCTCATGAACATGAACGGCATCATTCTGAAAATCGTAATAGCAGAGAACATCTGGTTGAACAGAATATTCTTTCGGAAAATAATTTGATAGCTGCTCGGAATAGAGGATATTTTGAGGCTAAATCGGTATTTGTACTTAACATGGTCAGTTCTCCGGGTTCGGGAAAGACAACCTTATTGGAGAAGACTCTTTTTAATCTGAAATCGAGATTACCGATTGCTGTAATTGAAGGAGATCAGCAGACCGATAATGATGCGGATCGAATACGTAAGTTAGACATACCTTGTATACAGATCAATACTCAGAACGGATGTCATCTCGATGCTGCAATGATTCATCGTGCGGTGAAAAAAATGAACTTGCAAGATAATTCTTTACTGTTTATTGAGAATGTCGGTAATTTAGTCTGTCCTGCACTTTTTGATTTAGGCGAGAATAAACGAGTCGTATTAATAAGTGTTACTGAAGGAGATGATAAACCGTTAAAGTACCCCTATATGTTCGACAGTGCAGATATTTGCGTTATCAATAAAATCGATCTTTTACCTTATGTCGACAGTAAGATAGAGCGTATTCAAGATAATGCATTAAAAATAAATTCGAATCTTATATTTTTTGAACTGTCTGCAACTGTCGGAACGGGTATTGATCGATGGTGTGATTTTTTATGTGATCAAGTAAAAAAAATAAACGGATGA
- the hypE gene encoding hydrogenase expression/formation protein HypE, whose translation MKSAQCPIPKQRYDRVLLGHGSGGTLTQSLIDEIFYPAFSNPFLQQQHDGTVLPLMSQHIAFTTDSFVVSPLFFPGGNIGDLAVNGTVNDLLCCGATPLYLSAGFILEEGLPLEDLKKIVKTMAKAAEKAGITIVTGDTKVVEKGKCDGVFINTSGIGSIQKNLRISPKNVTEGDIVIVTGPIGEHGVCILSTRENLGFESKIKSDTVALRSMVMNLLSGIPNIHMLRDATRGGIASTLNEIADTAQVSIALDESKIPIEEPVLSACELLGLDPLYVANEGVLLVILPPEEAESALQIIKNDPNGSKAEIIGEVVKGTPGEVYLNTALGSSRIIGRLSGEQLPRIC comes from the coding sequence ATGAAATCGGCACAATGTCCCATCCCTAAACAACGATATGATCGAGTATTGCTCGGTCACGGAAGTGGCGGTACACTCACTCAGTCCCTGATCGACGAAATATTTTATCCGGCATTCAGCAATCCGTTTCTTCAACAACAACATGATGGAACAGTATTACCGCTAATGTCTCAGCATATTGCTTTTACGACCGATTCTTTTGTTGTTTCTCCATTATTCTTTCCCGGAGGAAACATTGGTGACCTTGCTGTAAACGGGACAGTAAACGACCTTTTATGCTGTGGTGCAACTCCGCTTTATTTGTCTGCGGGTTTTATACTGGAAGAAGGTCTTCCTTTGGAAGATCTGAAAAAAATTGTAAAGACAATGGCCAAGGCAGCAGAAAAAGCCGGAATCACGATTGTCACAGGAGATACCAAAGTGGTAGAAAAAGGTAAATGTGACGGAGTTTTCATCAACACGAGCGGTATCGGATCTATACAGAAAAATCTCCGAATATCTCCTAAAAATGTGACCGAAGGAGATATTGTCATAGTCACAGGTCCTATCGGAGAGCACGGTGTCTGCATTTTATCAACTCGTGAAAATCTCGGATTCGAGTCTAAAATAAAAAGTGATACTGTCGCACTGCGTAGCATGGTAATGAATCTGCTCTCAGGTATTCCCAATATCCACATGTTACGAGATGCGACACGAGGGGGAATCGCCTCTACACTAAACGAAATTGCCGACACGGCACAAGTCAGTATAGCTCTCGACGAATCAAAGATTCCCATCGAAGAGCCTGTACTATCTGCATGTGAATTACTCGGATTAGATCCGCTTTATGTTGCTAACGAAGGCGTATTGCTGGTTATTCTCCCCCCGGAAGAGGCCGAAAGCGCTCTACAAATCATAAAAAACGATCCGAACGGAAGTAAAGCTGAAATTATAGGTGAAGTAGTAAAAGGTACACCCGGAGAAGTATATTTAAATACGGCTCTCGGATCTTCACGGATCATCGGCAGACTATCGGGGGAGCAGTTACCCAGAATATGTTGA
- the hypF gene encoding carbamoyltransferase HypF, whose translation MISQYNIHIKGLVQGVGFRPFVYRLATDMHLHGYVDNRNDGVFVMIQATPSQKDDFVKGLTTHKPDVAEIETVTVLEKPVSKPLPDFFIAPSREVDNHITRISPDIAVCDECLQDLISQPHRIRYPFINCTHCGPRFSIINALPYDRPGTTMSVFRMCPECEAEYTDVRDRRFHAQPIACNHCGPHYHLFMKNGYETVDYEEILSRMAAVLRQGGVVALKGLGGFNLICNAENEKAICRLREIKKRYKKPFAVMFPDVPTLSHYLNILPLEKEIVSSWRRPIVLLEEKQKIGTGINDGYKTVGAMLPYLPVHYHLFASSELKALVMTSGNRGDNPILTDNDAALSDLLREVDLFVEHNRDISNRVDDSIVQVVGSQPRIIRRSRGFTPEPLSLKFDTEGILAFGAERVSMFALGKDKEIILSQYIGDLKNRETYLFYREALDKFCLLFRFTPRYLVCDAHPDYFSTQLALQLAQRFQIPLLRVQHHHAHAAAVMAEYGLTEDVIAVCLDGTGYGDDGCIWGGEIFRCNQSEYRRIAHLPYVPLPGGDAAAKSPWRMAVSYLKSIYGSKADYPETFIERLGESHIRQIEMLIEKGVNTPLTSSAGRLFDAVASLLGICDENTYQAEAAALLEQIAENGISRCYPINSDNPLDLRSLFDGILKDYRLSVPVSEIASVFHNTLSAMLLNIIIQKVKTERLTTVVLSGGVFQNKRLTNLLIKQLANRKISYYLSSRIPCNDGAIAVGQLYIAALKKRG comes from the coding sequence ATGATTAGTCAGTATAATATACACATTAAAGGCTTGGTTCAGGGAGTAGGATTTCGTCCTTTTGTGTACCGTCTTGCCACTGATATGCACTTGCACGGTTATGTCGATAATCGTAACGATGGAGTGTTCGTAATGATACAAGCGACACCTTCTCAAAAAGATGATTTTGTCAAGGGGTTAACGACACATAAGCCGGATGTGGCAGAGATCGAGACTGTTACAGTTCTTGAAAAACCCGTATCAAAGCCTTTACCCGATTTTTTTATTGCTCCCAGTCGGGAGGTTGATAATCATATTACTCGTATAAGCCCGGATATTGCCGTGTGTGATGAGTGTTTGCAAGATTTAATCTCACAGCCGCATCGTATTCGGTATCCGTTTATCAATTGTACCCATTGCGGACCGCGCTTTTCAATAATAAATGCGCTCCCTTATGATCGACCGGGAACTACAATGTCGGTATTCCGGATGTGTCCGGAATGCGAAGCTGAATATACAGATGTTCGGGATCGCCGTTTTCATGCGCAGCCTATTGCTTGTAACCATTGCGGGCCACATTATCATTTGTTTATGAAGAATGGTTATGAAACTGTTGATTATGAAGAGATACTTTCTCGTATGGCGGCGGTTTTGCGACAAGGCGGAGTTGTTGCGTTGAAGGGTCTTGGAGGTTTCAATTTAATTTGCAATGCAGAAAATGAAAAAGCTATTTGTCGTTTACGGGAAATTAAAAAAAGATATAAAAAGCCGTTTGCAGTAATGTTTCCGGATGTTCCGACTTTAAGTCATTATCTGAATATTTTGCCTTTGGAAAAAGAGATTGTTTCTTCTTGGCGTCGTCCGATTGTTTTATTGGAAGAAAAACAAAAAATCGGCACAGGAATTAATGACGGTTATAAAACTGTAGGTGCTATGTTGCCCTATTTGCCTGTACATTATCATTTATTTGCTTCGTCCGAATTGAAAGCATTGGTGATGACAAGCGGTAATCGAGGGGATAATCCTATACTGACAGATAATGATGCAGCTTTATCCGATTTACTTAGAGAAGTAGATTTATTTGTAGAACACAATAGAGATATATCCAATCGGGTAGATGATTCGATTGTTCAAGTAGTAGGGTCACAGCCTCGAATAATTCGGCGTTCAAGAGGTTTTACCCCAGAACCGTTATCTTTAAAATTTGATACTGAGGGCATTTTGGCTTTTGGAGCAGAGCGAGTATCTATGTTTGCCTTAGGAAAAGATAAGGAGATTATTTTGAGCCAATATATAGGAGATTTAAAGAATCGGGAAACGTATCTTTTTTATCGGGAGGCTTTGGATAAATTCTGTCTTTTATTTCGATTCACTCCTCGATATTTGGTTTGTGATGCACATCCCGATTACTTCTCTACACAGTTGGCGTTGCAATTGGCACAACGTTTTCAGATTCCGCTGTTACGCGTGCAGCATCATCATGCTCATGCTGCGGCAGTAATGGCAGAATACGGTTTGACTGAGGATGTTATAGCTGTTTGTTTGGATGGGACAGGGTATGGAGATGATGGTTGCATCTGGGGTGGGGAGATCTTTCGTTGTAATCAGTCGGAATATAGAAGAATCGCTCATTTGCCTTATGTACCGTTACCCGGAGGAGATGCGGCAGCGAAATCACCGTGGAGAATGGCTGTCTCTTATTTGAAAAGCATATATGGTAGTAAGGCCGATTATCCGGAGACGTTCATCGAACGATTGGGCGAATCTCATATACGGCAGATTGAGATGCTTATAGAAAAAGGTGTCAATACGCCTCTGACATCGAGTGCCGGACGTTTGTTTGATGCCGTAGCTTCGCTTTTGGGAATTTGTGATGAAAATACTTATCAAGCTGAAGCTGCAGCACTGTTGGAACAAATAGCTGAGAATGGTATATCCCGTTGTTATCCGATAAATTCTGATAATCCGCTTGATCTCCGATCTCTTTTTGATGGAATTTTGAAGGATTACAGATTATCTGTACCTGTTTCGGAGATAGCATCGGTATTCCATAATACTTTATCTGCCATGTTATTAAATATTATTATTCAAAAAGTAAAAACTGAGAGATTGACGACTGTCGTACTTTCCGGCGGTGTTTTTCAGAACAAAAGGCTTACGAATTTGTTAATAAAACAGTTGGCGAACAGAAAGATATCCTACTATTTGTCATCGAGAATACCTTGTAATGATGGAGCAATTGCTGTTGGACAGCTCTATATTGCTGCTTTAAAAAAAAGAGGATAA
- a CDS encoding HypC/HybG/HupF family hydrogenase formation chaperone, with translation MCLAIPGKIISVEVPEDGGLKTAVVDFGGILKNICIEWVEATPGEYVLAHAGVALTTIDIKEAEETLKDFEIIACHNESINPKDHVQ, from the coding sequence ATGTGTTTAGCAATTCCCGGTAAAATAATCTCTGTAGAAGTCCCTGAAGACGGAGGATTGAAAACTGCTGTCGTAGATTTCGGAGGAATACTCAAAAATATTTGTATCGAATGGGTAGAAGCTACTCCAGGAGAATATGTTCTTGCTCATGCAGGAGTCGCACTGACAACAATCGATATTAAAGAGGCGGAAGAAACTTTAAAAGATTTCGAGATCATAGCCTGTCATAATGAATCTATAAATCCGAAAGACCATGTTCAATGA